A genomic segment from Mucilaginibacter terrenus encodes:
- a CDS encoding DUF305 domain-containing protein yields MEKGNYKTFVLTLLCSFIIMYGVMFLNVDQADHIYLSMTRLYMTLMMVAAMALLMLAMMRMMYKNRKLNLIIILSSTAVFVFSLIGVRTQTFVGDVQYMKGMIPHHSIAIMTSKNANIRDPEVRKLADGIIAAQEKEIAQMKRILARMNK; encoded by the coding sequence ATGGAAAAAGGAAACTACAAAACATTTGTTTTGACGCTGTTATGTTCGTTTATCATCATGTATGGCGTGATGTTTTTGAATGTTGACCAGGCAGATCATATCTATCTAAGTATGACCCGGCTTTATATGACGTTAATGATGGTTGCTGCCATGGCCTTATTGATGTTGGCGATGATGCGGATGATGTATAAAAATCGTAAGCTAAATTTGATCATCATTTTATCAAGTACAGCGGTGTTTGTTTTTTCACTCATTGGCGTACGAACTCAGACCTTTGTTGGTGATGTGCAATACATGAAAGGGATGATACCGCATCATTCCATTGCTATTATGACCAGTAAAAACGCAAATATTAGAGATCCGGAAGTAAGAAAACTTGCCGACGGGATAATTGCAGCTCAGGAGAAAGAGATTGCTCAAATGAAAAGAATTTTGGCCCGGATGAATAAATAA
- a CDS encoding heavy-metal-associated domain-containing protein has product METLKFKTNIKCGGCIATVTPALDNLEGIAKWEVDTTNPDKILTVKSDNGLTANDVISALKINGYNAEEI; this is encoded by the coding sequence ATGGAAACTTTAAAATTCAAAACAAATATCAAATGCGGTGGCTGTATTGCAACCGTAACCCCGGCTTTAGATAATCTGGAAGGTATAGCCAAATGGGAAGTAGACACCACCAACCCGGATAAGATACTTACAGTCAAATCGGATAATGGATTAACTGCCAATGACGTTATCAGCGCACTAAAAATCAACGGTTATAACGCTGAGGAAATTTAA
- a CDS encoding DUF3347 domain-containing protein codes for MKKIFLLVAVMATVSTQLLFAQDTKSTALTPLLTSYYDVKDALIKSNSADAATHAGEFLKAVKGVDMKSLPASDMTVFMDLQEKLAFDARHISESRDIAHQREHFANFSVNFFKLAKAVKLTGQPVYYAYCPMKKSYWLSAEAGIKNPYYGSQMLTCGKVTETLNK; via the coding sequence ATGAAAAAGATATTTTTATTAGTTGCCGTAATGGCAACTGTTTCTACTCAATTACTTTTTGCGCAAGACACTAAATCAACTGCGCTAACTCCCTTACTTACTTCTTATTACGACGTCAAAGACGCTTTGATCAAATCAAACAGTGCTGATGCTGCTACCCATGCAGGTGAATTTTTAAAAGCCGTTAAAGGCGTAGATATGAAATCGCTTCCAGCTTCCGACATGACTGTGTTTATGGATTTGCAGGAAAAGCTGGCTTTTGATGCGAGACATATTTCAGAGAGCAGAGATATTGCTCATCAAAGGGAGCATTTTGCTAATTTTTCGGTCAACTTCTTCAAACTGGCCAAAGCTGTAAAATTGACCGGGCAGCCGGTTTATTACGCATATTGCCCGATGAAAAAGAGTTATTGGTTGTCGGCTGAAGCCGGTATCAAAAACCCATATTACGGCAGCCAGATGCTGACCTGCGGGAAGGTTACCGAAACCCTGAATAAATAA
- a CDS encoding HYC_CC_PP family protein, whose product MKRTTLIFLTAIYLLSLVGIGINRFYCCGKLTSVTLTYASADHTDQNNCCKHDTKSFKVKDSHVTAASFVFSELSAAIIPAPANWTLATFATEQVDHTNYQANPPPGEPDIPIYTLNCTYRI is encoded by the coding sequence GTGAAACGTACCACACTCATATTTCTAACGGCCATTTATCTTTTATCCCTTGTGGGTATTGGGATAAACCGTTTTTATTGCTGCGGTAAGCTGACTTCGGTTACATTGACCTATGCTTCGGCAGATCACACGGATCAAAATAATTGCTGCAAACACGACACTAAAAGCTTCAAGGTAAAGGATAGCCATGTAACTGCCGCTTCATTTGTTTTTAGTGAACTTTCCGCGGCAATTATACCAGCACCCGCTAATTGGACTTTGGCTACTTTCGCTACCGAACAAGTTGATCATACCAACTATCAAGCAAATCCCCCACCAGGTGAACCTGATATACCGATCTATACCTTAAACTGCACCTACAGGATCTGA
- a CDS encoding copper-translocating P-type ATPase gives MKNQHEHHTMGGHKMPAGKHVAHNDDVMDHSKIKHGSNAHMGMSEHDHHAVMIADFKKRFYVVLALTIPVMMLSMQIQQWLHLDINFSGSSYLLFALASVVFVYGGWPFLSGWMSEMKAKNPGMMTLIGFAITVAYAYSAATVFGLKGMDFFWELATLILIMLLGHWIEMRSVMGASNELELLVQLMPADAHMVMGDQIHDVKTDTLKEKDVILIKPGEKVAADGIILEGESYLNESMLTGESKSVQKVKGDKVIAGSINGNGSFKVTVSHAAKDSYLSQVVKLVDDAQKSKSQTQLLADTAAKWLTVIALVTGIGTFLYWYLTGQTLAFAMERMVTVIVICCPHALGLAVPLVVAKSTALSAKHGLLIKNRTAFENSRKITTIVFDKTGTLTVGKFEVSKIVLLDKGVDEKELIRLASALEQNSEHPIATGILQKVKDLKITIPKAENFKAITGQGVEATVAGKKIRVVSPGYLKEHKFTMPDGFTANDSETVVFVLIYNKLAGYIALSDKIRPESAEAIKTLKDENIKSILLTGDNNKVAASVSKTLGMDSFIAEVLPHQKLEKIKELQGKGEFVAMTGDGVNDAPALAQADIGIAVGSGSDIAAETAGIVLVNSNPKDIASLILFGKATYRKMVQNLAWATGYNVIALPLAAGVLYNQGIVLSPAAGAVLMTVSTVVVAINASLLKVKV, from the coding sequence ATGAAAAATCAACACGAACATCATACTATGGGAGGGCATAAAATGCCTGCCGGTAAACATGTGGCTCATAACGATGATGTTATGGATCACAGCAAAATAAAACATGGTAGCAATGCGCACATGGGGATGTCGGAGCATGACCACCACGCCGTGATGATCGCTGATTTTAAAAAGCGTTTTTACGTGGTGCTGGCACTAACTATTCCGGTCATGATGTTGTCTATGCAAATTCAGCAATGGCTGCACCTGGACATTAACTTCAGTGGTTCATCCTACCTGCTTTTTGCTTTGGCTTCTGTGGTTTTTGTTTATGGCGGCTGGCCATTTCTAAGCGGCTGGATGAGCGAAATGAAGGCTAAAAATCCAGGTATGATGACCCTGATCGGATTTGCCATCACCGTAGCCTATGCCTACAGCGCGGCCACAGTATTTGGACTAAAGGGCATGGATTTCTTTTGGGAACTGGCTACGCTGATCCTGATCATGCTTTTAGGGCACTGGATAGAAATGCGTTCGGTGATGGGCGCGTCAAATGAACTGGAGCTATTGGTTCAATTGATGCCCGCCGATGCGCACATGGTCATGGGCGATCAAATTCATGATGTAAAAACCGATACCTTAAAGGAGAAAGATGTTATTTTGATAAAGCCGGGAGAAAAAGTTGCGGCCGACGGAATTATACTTGAGGGTGAAAGTTATTTGAATGAATCCATGCTGACCGGGGAATCCAAGTCGGTACAAAAAGTAAAGGGTGATAAAGTTATTGCCGGTTCTATCAACGGCAATGGCTCCTTTAAAGTTACGGTGTCCCATGCGGCCAAAGATTCCTATCTATCGCAGGTGGTTAAACTGGTAGATGATGCGCAAAAGTCAAAATCACAAACGCAGCTATTAGCCGATACTGCAGCCAAATGGCTAACCGTGATCGCCTTGGTAACCGGTATCGGTACTTTTCTTTACTGGTATTTAACCGGCCAAACTTTAGCTTTCGCGATGGAGCGAATGGTGACTGTTATTGTAATTTGCTGTCCCCATGCGTTAGGGCTGGCGGTGCCCTTAGTGGTTGCCAAATCAACTGCGTTGTCGGCGAAACATGGCTTACTGATCAAGAACAGGACGGCATTTGAAAACTCCCGCAAGATCACCACCATTGTGTTCGATAAGACCGGTACGCTTACTGTTGGTAAATTTGAAGTATCAAAGATTGTGCTGTTGGATAAAGGAGTGGACGAAAAAGAGCTTATCCGTTTAGCATCGGCACTTGAACAAAACTCAGAACACCCTATCGCTACCGGTATCTTGCAAAAAGTAAAGGATTTAAAGATCACTATTCCGAAGGCAGAAAACTTTAAAGCCATCACTGGTCAGGGCGTTGAGGCTACGGTAGCAGGTAAAAAAATCAGGGTGGTTAGTCCGGGCTATTTAAAAGAACACAAGTTCACTATGCCGGATGGATTTACTGCCAATGATTCGGAAACGGTCGTATTTGTACTGATCTACAATAAACTGGCCGGATATATCGCTTTATCAGATAAGATCCGTCCCGAATCAGCGGAAGCTATCAAAACCTTAAAAGATGAAAATATCAAATCTATCCTGCTTACAGGGGACAATAATAAAGTAGCCGCCAGCGTGAGTAAAACTTTGGGCATGGATAGTTTTATCGCCGAAGTGCTACCGCATCAGAAGCTGGAGAAGATAAAAGAATTACAGGGAAAAGGTGAATTTGTAGCGATGACCGGCGATGGTGTGAATGATGCGCCTGCACTTGCCCAGGCGGATATTGGAATCGCGGTAGGATCGGGAAGCGATATCGCCGCAGAAACCGCAGGAATTGTTTTGGTGAACAGTAATCCTAAGGATATTGCCAGTTTGATCTTGTTTGGCAAAGCGACTTACCGGAAGATGGTCCAGAACCTGGCATGGGCCACCGGCTATAATGTAATTGCTTTACCATTGGCTGCCGGTGTACTTTACAATCAGGGTATTGTACTAAGCCCCGCAGCAGGTGCAGTTTTAATGACTGTCAGTACCGTTGTCGTAGCGATCAATGCCAGCTTGTTAAAAGTAAAAGTTTAG
- a CDS encoding heavy metal translocating P-type ATPase, translating to MAAIQLQTLTFPVTGMTCAACASSVESMIGTQKGVEKAEVNYATQSVKVAFHPEIIQASGLQQSVQSIGYDLIIDTVNGKEKQAEAQQTHYRQLKRNMTWAIILTIPVVLIGMVFMDMPYANYIMMALTAPVLFIAGKNFFINAWKQARHGRTNMDTLVAMSTGIAFVFSVFNTLFPEFWHRRGLQPHVYYEAASVVIVFIMLGKLLEEKAKSNTSSAIRKLIGLQPKTVLLITAVGEKETAIADVQIGDRLLVRPGEKIPVDGIVDEGNSFVDESMITGEPVAVEKKAGDSVFTGTLNQKGSFRFTAEKVGGETLLAQIIQLVQDAQGSKAPVQKLVDKIAGIFVPIVMLIALLSLGAWLVFGGQHALTQGLLALVTVLVIACPCSLGLATPTAIMVGIGKGAENGILIKDAEGLELGHSVNAVVLDKTGTITQGKPVVTDLLWAKSLPNDQGQLQGLFLAMEQQSEHPLAEAIVAHLKPCKNVSVKVNSFNSLTGRGVEANFEDRHYFAGSHKLIGERNISVPEELKAPVSTYLNQAKTVIYFADQTQVLAIAAIADPIKTGSAVAVSQLKRQGIAVYMLTGDNAQTAAAIAKEAGIDHFQADTMPSDKADFIKKLQGEGKIVAMIGDGINDSQALAQADVSIAMGKGSDIAMDVAKITLVSSDLQQVPKALRLSKLTVRTIKQNLFWAFIYNLIGIPIAAGILYPVNGFLLNPMIAGAAMALSSVSVVSNSLRLKFTKLNL from the coding sequence ATGGCAGCAATACAATTACAAACTCTTACGTTCCCAGTTACCGGTATGACCTGCGCCGCCTGCGCATCCAGTGTAGAATCGATGATCGGCACCCAAAAGGGCGTTGAAAAGGCCGAGGTGAACTATGCTACGCAATCCGTTAAAGTTGCCTTTCATCCCGAAATTATTCAGGCTTCCGGTTTACAACAATCCGTTCAATCAATCGGCTATGACCTCATCATCGATACAGTTAATGGCAAAGAAAAACAAGCGGAAGCGCAGCAAACTCATTACCGGCAGTTGAAGCGAAATATGACCTGGGCCATTATTTTAACTATTCCAGTGGTACTGATCGGGATGGTCTTTATGGACATGCCTTATGCCAATTATATCATGATGGCATTAACCGCCCCGGTACTTTTTATAGCGGGCAAAAACTTTTTTATCAACGCCTGGAAGCAGGCCAGGCATGGCCGTACGAATATGGATACACTGGTCGCCATGAGTACCGGCATCGCCTTTGTATTCAGCGTATTCAATACTTTGTTCCCTGAGTTCTGGCATCGCCGGGGCTTGCAACCGCATGTTTATTACGAGGCGGCTTCGGTCGTGATCGTTTTTATTATGCTGGGGAAATTATTAGAAGAAAAGGCTAAATCCAATACCTCATCCGCCATTAGAAAACTGATCGGCCTGCAACCAAAAACAGTGTTGCTTATCACTGCAGTAGGTGAAAAAGAAACAGCTATTGCAGATGTGCAGATCGGCGACCGCCTGTTGGTTCGGCCAGGTGAAAAGATCCCGGTTGACGGCATAGTTGATGAAGGTAACTCTTTTGTGGATGAAAGCATGATCACAGGGGAGCCTGTCGCTGTAGAGAAAAAAGCAGGCGATTCTGTTTTTACCGGTACCTTAAACCAAAAGGGAAGTTTCCGGTTTACGGCAGAAAAAGTTGGCGGCGAAACCTTGCTGGCCCAGATCATTCAATTGGTGCAGGATGCGCAAGGCTCTAAGGCACCCGTCCAAAAATTGGTGGATAAGATCGCAGGCATTTTTGTTCCTATCGTCATGCTGATCGCTTTATTAAGCTTGGGTGCCTGGCTGGTATTTGGCGGGCAACATGCCTTAACACAAGGCTTACTGGCGCTGGTTACGGTACTGGTGATTGCCTGTCCCTGTTCTTTGGGTTTGGCTACTCCAACCGCCATTATGGTGGGTATTGGCAAAGGAGCCGAAAACGGCATTTTAATTAAAGATGCGGAAGGATTGGAATTAGGACATAGCGTTAACGCAGTCGTATTGGATAAAACCGGCACGATAACACAGGGGAAGCCCGTAGTTACTGATCTGCTTTGGGCAAAGTCCCTTCCAAATGATCAAGGTCAATTACAGGGATTATTTTTAGCGATGGAACAGCAATCTGAACATCCTTTGGCTGAGGCAATCGTAGCCCACCTTAAACCCTGCAAAAACGTTTCAGTAAAAGTAAATTCTTTTAATAGTTTAACCGGGCGGGGCGTCGAAGCGAATTTCGAGGACCGGCATTACTTTGCCGGAAGCCATAAACTGATCGGGGAAAGAAACATATCCGTACCGGAAGAGTTAAAGGCGCCTGTCAGCACCTATTTAAACCAGGCAAAAACGGTGATTTACTTTGCCGATCAAACGCAAGTATTAGCCATTGCAGCCATAGCCGACCCAATCAAAACAGGCTCAGCAGTAGCCGTAAGCCAGTTAAAAAGACAGGGGATTGCCGTTTATATGTTGACCGGCGATAACGCGCAAACCGCAGCGGCAATTGCCAAAGAAGCGGGGATTGACCATTTTCAGGCCGACACTATGCCATCAGATAAAGCGGACTTTATTAAAAAACTACAGGGTGAAGGTAAAATTGTAGCTATGATCGGTGACGGCATCAATGACAGCCAGGCCTTAGCACAAGCTGACGTAAGTATAGCGATGGGCAAAGGTTCCGATATAGCAATGGACGTAGCCAAGATCACCCTGGTTTCGTCAGACCTTCAACAGGTACCCAAGGCATTAAGGCTTTCCAAACTAACCGTGCGCACGATAAAGCAAAACCTCTTTTGGGCATTTATATATAACCTGATCGGCATACCTATTGCCGCCGGTATATTATATCCCGTCAATGGTTTCTTGCTGAACCCCATGATCGCCGGTGCGGCAATGGCTTTAAGCTCTGTATCGGTGGTCAGTAATAGCCTGCGGCTGAAATTTACAAAACTTAATCTTTAA
- a CDS encoding TylF/MycF/NovP-related O-methyltransferase, with protein sequence MNTPEQRINYYHLLDSVIFNGVPGDVVELGCFTGQCALIFQKVIELNASDKQLHLYDSFFASFKVKGSVEEELKANFNKAKLKQPIVHKGDFKTTLPDELPAEIAFVHIDCGFGGDKIEHKAVMLHCFESIYPRMPKNSVCIMMDYFDASTGVEGLDINPGVKMAYDEFFADKPEKIVCLWGNQYNHAYFRKV encoded by the coding sequence ATGAATACGCCCGAGCAGCGGATCAACTATTACCACTTGCTGGATTCGGTCATTTTTAACGGGGTTCCCGGTGACGTGGTAGAATTGGGGTGTTTCACCGGACAATGTGCGCTCATTTTTCAAAAGGTGATCGAGTTAAATGCCTCTGATAAGCAATTGCACCTTTACGATAGCTTTTTCGCCTCCTTCAAGGTCAAGGGAAGTGTTGAAGAAGAACTAAAGGCCAATTTTAACAAGGCGAAGCTAAAACAGCCGATTGTGCATAAGGGGGATTTTAAAACAACCCTGCCGGATGAATTGCCCGCTGAAATAGCGTTTGTGCACATCGACTGCGGTTTCGGCGGTGATAAAATCGAGCACAAGGCTGTGATGCTGCATTGTTTTGAAAGCATCTATCCCCGTATGCCGAAAAATTCGGTTTGTATCATGATGGATTATTTTGATGCTTCCACCGGAGTTGAAGGCCTCGATATTAACCCCGGTGTTAAAATGGCGTATGATGAATTTTTTGCGGATAAACCGGAAAAAATTGTTTGTCTTTGGGGTAACCAATATAACCATGCTTATTTTCGCAAGGTTTAG
- a CDS encoding multicopper oxidase domain-containing protein, translating to MMICLKQITFAQTYMQNMAAMQKQQPVTYTCPMHPEIHDSKPGNCPKCGMKLIKEKPKVAPKKSAGMKIPMKDTVTSKNDMDAMKMEGMKMSDVKESTNAIKSAKAKLGPIKTLINNVPPRTVRYDLYIADTVVNYGGKPKRAIAVNGSIPMPTLTFTEGDTAEIYVHNKLKEETSLHWHGLYLPNRYDGVPNLTQMPIMPGETHLYKFPIKQHGTHWYHSHTGLQEQIGMYGAFIMNKRKEWNIPTLPVVLSEWTNMNPKEVDRSLHAASDWFAIQKGTTQSYLEAIKSGHFKTKVANEWKRMNAMDVSDVYYDKFLINGKNQNEQPQYKAGDKVRLRIANGGATTYFWLKYAGGKVTVVATDGNDVEPVEVDRLIIAPSETYDVVVTIPDNKSYEFLVAPEDRTKSASLWLGKGQKVSAEKMPKLKYFAGMKMMNEMMDMNGNMVPMEGMAMQNQTMDMNTVMYPEITGADKYQADDKKTAMPGMQMPNDKSMAGMNMAPDNSDIVTLNYGMLRDPHNTTLPKGPMRELKFDLTGNMNRYVWTLDNKTVSESDRILIKKGENLRIILYNNSMMRHPMHLHGHDFRVINGQGENAPMKNVVDIMPMERDTIEFNASEVGGDWFFHCHILYHMMSGMGRVFSYENSPPNPEIPDPKLARRMLNRDDQMPHLMGKIGLESNGSDGQIMLANTRWKASTMWHLGTDAMMGYESETMIGRYIGRMQWLFPYVGFDYHYKKFNPDEKNIFGSDAKNLFGQVSNKENRHTVVAGLAYTLPMLFVADARIDGNGKLRFQLGRDDIPVSSRLRFNIMVNTDKEYAAGLRYIVTKYFSLSTHYDSDMGLGGGLTFTY from the coding sequence ATGATGATCTGTCTAAAGCAAATCACGTTTGCCCAAACCTATATGCAAAATATGGCGGCTATGCAAAAGCAACAGCCGGTCACCTATACTTGCCCCATGCACCCGGAAATTCATGATTCCAAGCCTGGTAACTGCCCCAAGTGCGGGATGAAATTGATTAAAGAAAAACCTAAAGTAGCCCCAAAAAAGTCAGCCGGTATGAAAATTCCGATGAAAGACACCGTTACAAGCAAGAACGATATGGATGCAATGAAAATGGAGGGAATGAAAATGAGTGATGTTAAGGAGTCGACCAATGCTATCAAAAGTGCAAAAGCAAAGTTAGGCCCGATTAAAACACTTATCAATAATGTTCCGCCACGCACTGTTCGTTATGATCTTTACATTGCAGATACCGTTGTCAATTATGGCGGGAAACCAAAAAGAGCTATCGCGGTTAACGGCAGTATTCCCATGCCGACCCTGACTTTTACCGAAGGCGATACCGCCGAGATCTACGTGCATAATAAATTGAAGGAAGAAACATCCCTGCACTGGCACGGACTTTATTTACCCAACCGTTACGATGGCGTACCTAATTTAACACAGATGCCGATCATGCCGGGTGAAACCCATTTATATAAATTCCCAATCAAACAGCATGGAACCCATTGGTATCATAGCCACACTGGTTTGCAGGAACAAATAGGCATGTACGGAGCTTTTATCATGAATAAGCGGAAGGAATGGAATATCCCGACCTTGCCAGTGGTGCTCAGTGAGTGGACAAACATGAACCCCAAAGAGGTTGATCGCAGTTTACACGCGGCATCCGACTGGTTCGCCATACAAAAAGGCACCACACAAAGCTATTTGGAGGCGATCAAATCAGGCCATTTTAAAACCAAAGTAGCGAATGAGTGGAAGCGGATGAACGCGATGGATGTGAGCGATGTTTACTACGATAAGTTCCTGATCAACGGTAAAAACCAAAACGAACAGCCCCAGTATAAAGCCGGGGATAAAGTAAGGCTGCGTATCGCCAATGGCGGCGCTACTACCTACTTCTGGCTCAAATATGCCGGTGGTAAAGTCACTGTGGTGGCAACTGATGGTAATGATGTAGAACCTGTTGAAGTTGATAGGCTGATCATCGCGCCATCCGAAACTTACGATGTGGTAGTAACTATTCCGGATAATAAAAGCTATGAGTTTTTAGTCGCCCCGGAAGATCGAACCAAATCTGCCTCGCTTTGGTTGGGGAAAGGTCAGAAAGTATCCGCCGAAAAAATGCCAAAACTGAAATATTTCGCGGGCATGAAGATGATGAATGAGATGATGGACATGAACGGCAATATGGTACCGATGGAAGGCATGGCGATGCAGAACCAAACAATGGACATGAATACCGTGATGTACCCGGAAATAACCGGTGCGGACAAGTACCAAGCAGATGATAAAAAAACAGCCATGCCGGGTATGCAGATGCCGAATGACAAAAGCATGGCAGGCATGAATATGGCACCTGACAATTCGGATATAGTAACGCTCAATTACGGGATGCTCCGTGACCCTCACAATACTACGCTACCCAAAGGCCCGATGAGGGAATTAAAATTCGATCTAACCGGAAACATGAACCGTTATGTTTGGACACTGGACAACAAAACGGTATCAGAATCGGATAGGATACTAATCAAAAAAGGAGAAAATCTACGAATCATCCTCTACAATAACAGCATGATGCGCCACCCGATGCACCTGCATGGGCACGATTTCAGGGTAATTAATGGGCAGGGTGAAAACGCGCCAATGAAGAACGTTGTCGACATTATGCCGATGGAGCGAGACACCATTGAGTTCAATGCTTCCGAAGTTGGTGGCGACTGGTTTTTCCATTGCCATATTTTATACCACATGATGAGCGGAATGGGTAGGGTATTCAGTTATGAAAACTCGCCTCCAAATCCAGAAATACCCGATCCTAAACTGGCGCGGCGCATGTTGAATCGCGACGATCAAATGCCACATCTGATGGGCAAGATCGGACTGGAAAGCAATGGAAGTGACGGGCAGATCATGTTGGCCAATACCCGCTGGAAAGCCAGCACGATGTGGCATTTAGGCACCGATGCCATGATGGGCTATGAAAGTGAAACCATGATCGGGCGTTATATCGGCCGGATGCAATGGCTGTTTCCTTATGTGGGCTTTGATTACCATTACAAGAAATTTAATCCTGATGAAAAAAATATCTTTGGCAGTGATGCTAAAAATCTTTTCGGCCAAGTAAGCAATAAGGAAAACCGCCACACGGTCGTAGCCGGTTTGGCTTATACACTGCCGATGCTGTTTGTCGCTGATGCCCGTATAGATGGCAATGGCAAACTGCGCTTCCAGTTAGGGAGGGATGATATACCGGTTTCAAGTCGTTTACGCTTTAATATCATGGTCAATACCGATAAGGAATACGCGGCAGGTTTAAGATACATCGTTACTAAATACTTTTCCTTGTCAACGCATTACGATAGCGATATGGGTTTAGGCGGTGGATTAACATTTACTTATTAA
- a CDS encoding helix-turn-helix domain-containing protein: protein MVVRQQLENMGLNVGVVNLGSADVQPGPDNEQLRLISSQFKLLGFELLDNEKDQMVERIKTLIIEKIHYTDLSDTHLNFSQYLSEGLNKDYAYLSRMFSDAEDTTIEKFIIQQKIEKVKELLEYGELNLNEITWKMGYSSSSHLSAQFKAISGITPSQFKALKQGERKPIDKI, encoded by the coding sequence ATGGTAGTCAGGCAACAGTTGGAGAACATGGGATTGAACGTTGGTGTGGTCAATTTGGGCAGCGCTGATGTTCAGCCCGGGCCCGACAATGAACAACTGCGCCTGATCTCCTCGCAGTTTAAATTATTGGGCTTTGAGTTGCTTGACAATGAAAAAGACCAGATGGTTGAACGGATAAAGACCCTGATCATTGAAAAGATACATTATACCGACCTTTCAGATACCCACCTGAATTTTTCGCAATACCTGTCTGAGGGGTTGAATAAGGATTATGCCTACCTCAGCCGTATGTTCTCCGATGCGGAAGATACCACCATTGAAAAATTTATTATTCAGCAAAAGATCGAAAAAGTAAAAGAATTGCTGGAATACGGTGAACTGAATTTAAACGAGATCACCTGGAAAATGGGTTACAGCAGCAGTTCACATTTATCCGCGCAATTCAAGGCGATCTCCGGTATAACGCCGAGCCAGTTCAAAGCTTTAAAGCAGGGTGAACGGAAGCCCATCGACAAAATTTAA
- a CDS encoding heavy metal-binding domain-containing protein, whose product MKKVMLMAIAILFSVATAFAAHSGNPVSDTTKTKKVKPVAKVQYTCTMHPEVISDKPGKCPKCGMTLVKKTNKKKPAEKMKM is encoded by the coding sequence ATGAAAAAAGTAATGCTGATGGCTATTGCCATTCTGTTTTCTGTCGCGACCGCTTTTGCTGCACATTCAGGCAATCCAGTTTCTGACACTACCAAAACTAAAAAAGTAAAACCTGTTGCAAAAGTACAATACACCTGTACCATGCACCCGGAAGTAATTAGTGACAAACCCGGCAAATGCCCGAAATGTGGTATGACGCTGGTTAAAAAGACCAACAAAAAGAAACCAGCAGAAAAAATGAAAATGTAA